The following proteins come from a genomic window of Oceanibaculum indicum P24:
- a CDS encoding TIGR00725 family protein, whose protein sequence is MPISLFYSESANALFGTAGRFDAWALRWTAEAADQPADATAIAPCEAVARLAQAGLMRRAPVAVIGPRDAKPEEAVIAEALGKGIGTLGLQLLCGGKNGVMEAVCKGCLEAGGLPIGLVPDEEWSAANPYVAIPLATGIGPARNAIIARAAEVLIAVGGGYGTLSEMAYGLHFDRLVLTLGDAPSVPGAVACVSVEEALDRACARLLRIDR, encoded by the coding sequence GTGCCGATTTCCCTCTTCTACAGCGAGTCCGCCAATGCCCTGTTCGGTACCGCCGGCCGCTTCGATGCCTGGGCCCTGCGCTGGACGGCGGAAGCGGCGGACCAGCCGGCGGACGCGACAGCCATCGCCCCGTGCGAGGCGGTTGCCCGGCTGGCCCAGGCCGGGCTGATGCGCCGCGCCCCGGTCGCGGTGATCGGCCCGCGCGATGCGAAGCCGGAAGAGGCGGTCATTGCGGAGGCGCTGGGCAAGGGCATCGGCACGCTGGGGCTGCAACTGCTGTGCGGCGGCAAGAATGGCGTTATGGAGGCGGTCTGCAAGGGCTGCCTGGAAGCTGGCGGCCTGCCTATCGGCCTGGTGCCGGACGAGGAATGGAGTGCGGCCAACCCCTATGTCGCCATCCCGCTGGCCACCGGTATCGGCCCGGCCCGCAACGCCATCATTGCCCGCGCCGCCGAGGTGCTGATCGCGGTCGGCGGCGGCTATGGCACCCTGTCCGAGATGGCCTATGGGCTGCATTTCGACCGGCTGGTGCTGACCCTGGGCGATGCCCCCTCGGTCCCCGGTGCTGTCGCCTGCGTCAGTGTGGAGGAGGCGCTGGATCGCGCCTGCGCGCGGCTGCTGCGGATCGACCGCTGA
- a CDS encoding DeoR/GlpR family DNA-binding transcription regulator, translating to MPLTGQSLILPSPGSAPSGDADSVGGTAARQKAILEIVGQSGYATIESLAAHFGVSAQTIRRDIIALDEQKLLQRFRGGAGARENTVRLGYTEKRARNQEGKAAIGRIAAAHIGNGDSLFLDVGTTVEAVALAITGLSGLRVVTTSLASAMILAECPEIEVVVTGGTVRGADGSLIGATTVEAIRQFRFDHAVLGFSGIDDDGAPMDFDLAKIAVKRAALERARHCILVGDHSKFARPALARICEPAEVGLLITDRPVEPAMLETLHKAGVTTEFAAT from the coding sequence ATGCCGCTAACGGGCCAGAGCCTGATCCTGCCTTCCCCGGGAAGTGCTCCGAGCGGCGATGCCGATAGTGTCGGCGGGACCGCCGCACGGCAGAAGGCGATCCTGGAGATCGTCGGGCAGAGCGGCTACGCCACCATCGAGAGCCTGGCCGCGCATTTCGGCGTTTCCGCCCAGACCATCCGGCGGGACATCATCGCGCTGGACGAACAGAAGCTGCTGCAGCGCTTCCGCGGCGGGGCGGGGGCGCGGGAAAACACGGTGCGGCTCGGCTATACCGAGAAGCGCGCGCGCAACCAGGAGGGCAAGGCCGCCATCGGCCGGATTGCCGCGGCGCATATCGGCAATGGCGACAGCCTGTTCCTGGATGTCGGCACGACGGTGGAGGCGGTGGCGCTGGCAATCACCGGCCTGTCCGGCCTGCGCGTGGTGACCACCAGCCTGGCCAGCGCGATGATCCTGGCAGAATGCCCCGAGATCGAAGTGGTGGTGACCGGCGGCACGGTGCGCGGCGCGGATGGCTCGCTGATCGGTGCCACCACCGTCGAGGCCATCCGGCAGTTCCGCTTCGACCATGCTGTGCTGGGTTTCTCCGGCATCGATGATGATGGCGCGCCGATGGATTTCGACCTCGCCAAGATCGCCGTGAAGCGCGCGGCGCTGGAACGGGCGCGGCACTGCATCCTGGTCGGCGATCACAGCAAATTCGCACGGCCTGCCTTGGCCCGCATCTGCGAGCCGGCGGAAGTCGGGCTGCTGATCACCGACCGTCCGGTCGAACCGGCGATGCTGGAGACGCTGCACAAGGCGGGCGTGACGACGGAATTCGCAGCGACATAG
- a CDS encoding NAD(P)/FAD-dependent oxidoreductase, protein MLTRRHFLAGAAGLPATGRFSMPVIGQARPKVVIVGGGAGGASVLRRLAGLANGALDITLVEPQAVYTSCFYSNLFLGGFLPMEALRHDYAAIAKLPGVTLARDAARAVDWERRQVTLAGGAVLPYDRLVLSPGIDLDYASVPGWSREAEERMPHGWKAGQQTELLKRQIDAVPDGGLIVVIAPPNPYRCPPGPYERVSMMAHALTSTGRTRARIVILDPKDRFSKQPLFQQGWEKYYPGMIEWMPPAIHAGIGNVDPSSMTVETGFETYRNADLVNVIPRQTAGRLAIEAGLTDASLYCPVDPRTMQSRADPAVFVLGDSAIAGDMPKSAFAANSQAQMVAAVIARDLLEAGAPAAAYRNRCWSLIGPDDSVFVGGEYQPGPDRIEQTVSDISTLDDDAATRRANYEDSAGWYAGLTLELFG, encoded by the coding sequence ATGCTGACACGACGGCATTTCCTTGCCGGGGCGGCGGGCCTGCCTGCCACGGGTCGCTTCTCCATGCCGGTCATCGGACAGGCGCGTCCGAAGGTAGTGATCGTTGGTGGCGGCGCAGGTGGGGCGTCGGTCCTGCGGCGATTGGCAGGACTGGCGAATGGTGCGCTCGACATCACGCTGGTCGAACCGCAGGCGGTCTATACCAGCTGCTTCTATTCCAACCTGTTTCTTGGCGGGTTCCTGCCGATGGAGGCGTTGCGCCACGATTATGCGGCGATTGCGAAACTGCCCGGCGTGACATTGGCCAGGGATGCGGCACGCGCCGTCGACTGGGAGCGCCGGCAGGTGACGCTCGCCGGCGGAGCCGTTCTGCCCTATGACCGGCTGGTCCTGTCGCCGGGGATCGATCTGGACTATGCCTCGGTGCCCGGCTGGTCGCGCGAGGCCGAGGAACGCATGCCACATGGCTGGAAGGCCGGCCAGCAGACCGAGCTTCTGAAGCGCCAGATCGACGCCGTGCCAGATGGCGGCCTGATTGTTGTGATCGCTCCACCGAACCCCTACCGCTGTCCGCCTGGCCCCTATGAACGGGTGTCGATGATGGCGCATGCGCTGACCTCGACCGGGCGTACCCGGGCGCGCATCGTGATCCTCGATCCGAAGGACAGATTCTCCAAGCAGCCGCTGTTCCAGCAGGGTTGGGAGAAATATTATCCCGGCATGATCGAATGGATGCCGCCGGCCATTCATGCCGGCATCGGCAACGTCGATCCGTCCTCCATGACGGTCGAGACCGGGTTCGAGACCTACCGGAATGCCGATCTCGTCAATGTCATCCCGCGCCAGACCGCCGGCCGCCTCGCCATTGAGGCGGGCCTGACGGATGCCAGCCTCTATTGCCCGGTCGATCCGCGGACCATGCAGTCGCGCGCCGATCCGGCAGTGTTCGTGCTGGGCGATTCGGCGATTGCCGGCGACATGCCGAAATCGGCTTTCGCCGCCAACAGCCAGGCGCAGATGGTGGCGGCGGTGATCGCCCGGGACCTGCTGGAGGCCGGCGCGCCGGCCGCTGCCTACCGCAACCGCTGCTGGAGCCTGATCGGCCCGGATGACAGCGTCTTCGTCGGCGGCGAGTACCAACCGGGACCGGACAGGATCGAACAGACCGTCAGCGATATCTCCACCCTCGATGACGATGCCGCGACACGCCGCGCAAATTACGAGGATTCCGCCGGCTGGTATGCCGGTCTGACGTTGGAGCTGTTCGGTTAG
- the soxA gene encoding sulfur oxidation c-type cytochrome SoxA, giving the protein MIAGRVLILAALFISAGVQAEPLPSGTSFLSEELKARQADEAANPGMLWVDEGARLWATPQGAAGKACASCHGADAASMRGVATRYPAVDAESGDLLNLEGRINLCRTRHQEVEPYAYETDQLLGLTAFVARQSLGMPVQVETGGTAAPFYAAGEAFFHRRQGQLNLSCAQCHDDNAGRSLRGDTISHGLGNGYPAYRLEWQSVGSLQRRLRSCSYGVRAVQFDYGSPDYLALELYLAKRAEGVAIETPAIRR; this is encoded by the coding sequence ATGATCGCAGGCCGCGTCCTCATCCTGGCGGCGCTGTTCATTTCCGCCGGGGTCCAAGCCGAACCGCTGCCGTCCGGTACCAGCTTCCTCAGCGAGGAGCTGAAAGCGCGGCAGGCGGACGAGGCGGCCAATCCCGGCATGCTCTGGGTCGATGAGGGCGCACGCCTGTGGGCCACTCCGCAAGGTGCTGCGGGCAAGGCCTGCGCGTCCTGCCATGGTGCCGATGCGGCCAGCATGCGGGGTGTGGCGACGCGGTATCCGGCGGTCGATGCGGAGAGTGGCGATCTGCTCAACCTGGAGGGCCGGATCAATCTGTGCCGGACCCGGCATCAGGAGGTCGAGCCCTATGCTTATGAGACGGACCAGTTGCTTGGTCTCACCGCCTTCGTGGCCCGCCAGTCTCTCGGTATGCCGGTACAGGTTGAGACGGGCGGCACGGCGGCGCCGTTCTATGCCGCCGGGGAGGCGTTCTTCCACCGAAGGCAGGGGCAGCTGAACCTGTCCTGCGCGCAGTGCCATGACGACAATGCCGGTCGGTCGTTGCGCGGCGACACGATCAGCCACGGGCTGGGCAATGGCTATCCGGCCTATCGCCTGGAATGGCAGTCGGTTGGTTCCCTGCAGCGACGTCTGCGCTCCTGTTCATACGGGGTGCGGGCCGTTCAGTTCGATTATGGGTCGCCCGACTATCTGGCTCTGGAGCTGTATCTGGCGAAACGCGCGGAGGGTGTCGCCATCGAGACGCCCGCCATCCGCAGATAA